The DNA window AAATCCAGATAATCAATTAGTAGCCACTATAGTAGAGGAAGACGTAGCATTTGGACCAGAGAATCAAGGAATAGAGCCTAAAGAAATAAGAAGAAGAGTAGATAGAGCATTGGACATAGTAGAGATGGGTCATTATAAAAAACATGCACCTCATTTATTATCGGGCGGCCAAAAACAGAGAATAGCAATAGCAGGAATACTTGCCATGAATCCAGATTGCATAATATTAGATGAGCCTACTGCAATGCTAGACCCCTCAGGAAGAAAAGAAGTAATAAGTACAATAGAAAAGCTAAATAAAGAAGAGAAAAAAACTATAGTTCATATAACACACTATATGGACGAAGCAGTAAATGCAGATAGAATAGTAGTCATGGAAGAGGGGCAAATAGTATTGGAAGGTACACCAAAGCAGGTTTTTAGTCAGGTTGAAAGCCTAAAAAAACTAGGTCTTGACGTACCACAGGTTACAGAATTAGTATATGAGCTCAGAAAAGAAGGAATTAGCCTTCCAGCTGACATATTAACAGTTGAGGAATTGGTGGGATCGCTATGTCAATAAAAATAGATAACTTAACATTTATATACAATGAAAATACGCCTTTTGAATCTAAGGCTTTAGATGATATAAATTTAGAGATCAATGAAGGTGAATTTGTAGGGCTAATAGGTCATACAGGTTCAGGAAAATCTACACTAATACAGCATTTAAACGGTTTGCTCAAGCCTACATCAGGAAGGATTATGATTGGAGATGTAGACATAACCTCAAAAGGCATCAGCTTAAAGGCAATACGGCAGAAGGTAGGTCTTGTTTTTCAGTATCCTGAGCATCAGCTATTTGAGGAAACTGTCTATAAAGATATAGCATTTGGACCACTTAATTTAGGTTTATCTCAAGAGGAAGTAGATAATAGAGTAAAGGAAGCAATGGAGCTTGTAGGTTTAGACTTTGAAGCTATTAGTGAGAGATCTCCCTTTGAGCTCAGCGGCGGGCAGAAAAGAAGAGTAGCAATAGCAGGAGTACTTGCCATGAAACCAGAAGTCCTAATATTAGATGAACCAACAGCAGGACTGGATCCTAAAGGAAGAGACGATATTTTAGGACAGATTCAAAGCCTATATCAGAAAAACAAGATGACAATTATTTTAGTATCTCATAGCATGGAGGATATA is part of the Proteiniborus sp. MB09-C3 genome and encodes:
- a CDS encoding energy-coupling factor transporter ATPase → MNDSMIKIENVTYEYTTAEDKEFAALKDVSLEIKRGEFLVVLGHNGSGKSTLAKLMNALLLPTKGKVYVNGMDTSDANKVWDIRQTAGMVFQNPDNQLVATIVEEDVAFGPENQGIEPKEIRRRVDRALDIVEMGHYKKHAPHLLSGGQKQRIAIAGILAMNPDCIILDEPTAMLDPSGRKEVISTIEKLNKEEKKTIVHITHYMDEAVNADRIVVMEEGQIVLEGTPKQVFSQVESLKKLGLDVPQVTELVYELRKEGISLPADILTVEELVGSLCQ
- a CDS encoding energy-coupling factor transporter ATPase; this translates as MSIKIDNLTFIYNENTPFESKALDDINLEINEGEFVGLIGHTGSGKSTLIQHLNGLLKPTSGRIMIGDVDITSKGISLKAIRQKVGLVFQYPEHQLFEETVYKDIAFGPLNLGLSQEEVDNRVKEAMELVGLDFEAISERSPFELSGGQKRRVAIAGVLAMKPEVLILDEPTAGLDPKGRDDILGQIQSLYQKNKMTIILVSHSMEDIARLVNKIIVMHKSKIAMVGTPREVFKRANELESLGLGAPQITYFMKAFKSKGHDVREDVLTVQEAKEEILEYLRRSGNA